From Oceanidesulfovibrio indonesiensis:
ACCGTGAGACACCCGGAGAGCTTCGCCGCCGGACAACTCGCAATCTAAAGCGAAACAGGCCAGAGCGAGTCTGGTTTGTCGTCGGGAGGTGGCGCTCCCGGCCTGAAGAGCAGCCAAAGACACGAGACATGGAAAAGAGATTCACGACTGAGATACGGGCCAAAGGCCGCAAGCTGGAAGGCTACGCCGCGACCTTCAACCATGAGGCGCGGATTGCCGACTTCGTGGAGGTTATCCAGCCAGGCGCTTTTTCCGGCTCCCTCACCGGCCGGGACATTCTCGCCCTGGTGGATCACGACCCCACGCGGCTTCTCGCCCGGACCCGGAGCGGCAGCTTGCGCATTCACGAGGACGCCCACGGCTTGGCCTTCGAGCTGGACATACCCGACACGCAACCCGGCCGCGATGTGCTGGCCCTGGCCGAACGTGGCGACCTGGGCGGCATGAGCTTCGGCTTTACCGTGGCTGAGAATGGCGAGCGCTGGACCGGCAACCGCCGGGAGCTCCGCGCCGTGACCCTGCATGAAATCTCTGTGGTGTCCGCATGGCCGGCCTACGATGGAACCATCGTCCAGGCCCGCGCCCGGACCCCCCGATTGAACCGACTGCGCCGCTACCTGGAGACCGTATGAAGATCCTCGACCTTTTCCGCAAGAAAGAGACCCGCGCCGAAGACCCATCCTGGAGCGCACTCTCCGGCATGAACACGGCCACAGGTGCCATACTGACCTCTCGCCTTGCCGAGAACCTGAGTGTGGTCCTTGCCTGTACGAACGTGATTGCCACGGCAGCGGCCTCGATTCCGGCCTATGTCTACCGGGAGACCGAGAACGGCCGCGACGTGGACGAAAAACACCCGTTGTCAAAGCTCATTCGGCGCGGCGTGAACGATCATCAGGCATGGCCTGACTTCGTGGAGTGGCTGATTGCCGAGGTACTGCTCCGGGGCAACGCTCTGGTGGAGATCGTGACCGACGGCGCCGGCCGGGTAGCTGCACTGAAGCCTATCCCTTGGCAATGGGTGTCCGTGCAGATGCTGCCGAATGGCAAACTGGCCTACGACGTAACCGAGATGACCAGCATATACGGCGGGCAAGGCAAGATGCGGCGTCTTCTGGAACACGAGGTCTTGCACCTGAGGGACCGCTCCGACGATGGATTGATTGGCCGCGCACGACTCCACAGAGCGGCTGGCGCTGTGGAAGGTGGTCTTGCCGTACAGGAAGCAGCCAACGCCCTGCATCGCAACGGCTTGAACCCATCCGGTGCGTTCAAGCTGGACGGCAAACTACCCGAGGACGCCCGCAAGCATCTTCGCCAGCAGATCGAGCAAATGCACGCCGGCGCATCCAATCGCGGCAAGTTCTTTCTCTTGGATCAGGGCCTTGAATGGCAGCAAATGACCATGACGCCCGAGGACGCCGAACTCTTGGGCTCGCGCAAGTTCTCCGTGGAAGAAATGTGCCGCATATTCCAGGTGCCGCCGCCGCTGGTGCAGGACTACACGCATAACACATTCACGAATTCGGAGACCGCCGGCCGCTGGTTCGCCATGTTCACCGTGGCCCCCTGGTGCCGGAAGATCGAAGCGGCTTTCACCCGCTCCGTATTCAGCGCGGCGACCAGGGATAGCCACCGGCTGGAGTTCGACCTCTCCGGCTTCCTGCGTGGAGACCATGACGCCCGCTGGCGTGGCCATGAGATCGCCGTCAAGAATGGCATCCTGACCGTGAACGAGGTTCGGGAGCTGGAGGGCTGGAACCCGCTGACCGAAGGCAACCAGGCGGTGGAGGTTTAGCAGTGGAGCAGGGGAACTGCCCTTTGTGGTCGCTTAAGTACCTGAGCCCTGTTCAGGTCGAAGCGGTTTACGGCATCCCCGTAAAGACGCTGGAGGACTGGCGGCGCAGAGGTATAGGCCCAAAGTTCTCCCGCATCAGCAAGCGCATGGTGAAGTATTCCCGGCTCGATGTTGAGGCTTGGTTTAGGGATCGTGAGGTTCTGACGGCTGACCAGCCGACGCGGCTTCAAGTCGCTTCGTAGCAATGGCTAACTTTTCACGCCTATGGTCTGGGATCAAATGAGCATACCGCAGCACCATTTCATAGTTCTCCCACCGTCCAAGCTCCATCAGCTCGTGGAGACTGACGCTTCCAGACTGTGCGAGCCAGGACGCCCAAGTGTGGCGCAGGGTGTGGAACCAGACCTTTTGCGTTCGCTCTTCTATGCCGTCATTCAATCCGAGACTGTCAACTGCACGGCCGAACGTATCCGAGACTTCTTTAAGACGGCCGCCACGTCTCGCCTGAAAAACGTACTCCCCCGGCTTGCGGTCATACCTGGAAAGAATCTCCAGGGCTCCAGTATCGACCAGCACCTTTTGCCGCCGGCCCTTGGCGAGGACATGCAGTACCTCTCCCTGGTGGTCTATGTCCTGGTGTCTGAGGTCAAAAAGTTCTGTTGCGCGAAGTCCGTAGAGCAGAGACAGACGGGCCATGTCGTGCAGTTGTTGACTGCGTATCTCCAGGGCATCGAGCAGTTGCCGTGCTTCGTTCTCGGTAAGCCAGCGTTCGCCCTTGTTCTGGACCTTGGGCATGGTGAAGCCGGCGCTTTTGGAAAAGACGTTCTGCCCCGTCCACAGTCCGCTCCGGGTGGCGTGGTTGATGGTCTTTCGTACAAGCCCAAGAACCTGCACGACGGTAGCAGGCGTGTTGCCCTTGCGCATCAAGTCAGCTTTGAACTTGTCCGCAATCGCCGGGGTAAAGTCGTCAAGGGCGAAGTCGCCATACTCCGGGCGGATCGCGGAATTGAAACGGCTTCGATCATAGGACACATCCCGGCCGTTGGCTTCGTCGTGCTCCATGCACGCCTCGAACACATCCGCCAGTGTCGCAACCTTTTTTCGGCGTTCGGCGGGGTTCTCACCGTGGTTGACCATGTTGATGGTCTCGATCCGCTTTTGGTTCGCAAACGCTTCCGTAATTCCCTCAGAGGCGCGACCTACCGTTGTCCACCTTTGCCGTCCGAGGGTGTCGCGGAATGTAAAGCAGTAGATGCGGTCCGGCTTGCTTCCATGCTTTCTTGTCGATTCCCGGTAGTAGACGCCGGTGAAGCGTTTGGAAGGGATGCGGTCAGCCATGTTCAACCCATTAACCAAAAGGAAAGCAGCATGTCACGTTGTTACCTGTCTGTTACCTGCGCAAAGAAAAAGGGGCTTAGGAAATCTCCTAAACCCCTGAATTTCTTGGTGCGCCCGAGAGGATTCGAACCTCTGACCTACGGATTCGTAGTCCGGCGCTCTATCCGGCTGAGCTACGGGCGCGTCGTGAAGAAAGAGTTTCTAAAGGATGCCCCGCTGGGTGTCAAGAGCCTTGCCGCAAAGTTTCGTAAAAGTTCGGTTCTGACAATCTTTTCGATGAAAAAGAGTCGAATTTTTAGTGGGTTATGTTTATGGTGGCGCTGTGATGCGATTCACTCGCAACGCAACGCAGGCTTGCCGGGGAAGCATTCGGCCGGCGGTGTCAGTGCATTTTTCAGATATTTCCGCACGTAGGACTTTTCCTTGTCGCTGAGCAGGATCTTTTTCAGCGTCACCTCCATAGCGTCC
This genomic window contains:
- a CDS encoding tyrosine-type recombinase/integrase; amino-acid sequence: MADRIPSKRFTGVYYRESTRKHGSKPDRIYCFTFRDTLGRQRWTTVGRASEGITEAFANQKRIETINMVNHGENPAERRKKVATLADVFEACMEHDEANGRDVSYDRSRFNSAIRPEYGDFALDDFTPAIADKFKADLMRKGNTPATVVQVLGLVRKTINHATRSGLWTGQNVFSKSAGFTMPKVQNKGERWLTENEARQLLDALEIRSQQLHDMARLSLLYGLRATELFDLRHQDIDHQGEVLHVLAKGRRQKVLVDTGALEILSRYDRKPGEYVFQARRGGRLKEVSDTFGRAVDSLGLNDGIEERTQKVWFHTLRHTWASWLAQSGSVSLHELMELGRWENYEMVLRYAHLIPDHRREKLAIATKRLEAASAGQPSEPHDP
- a CDS encoding phage portal protein, whose translation is MKILDLFRKKETRAEDPSWSALSGMNTATGAILTSRLAENLSVVLACTNVIATAAASIPAYVYRETENGRDVDEKHPLSKLIRRGVNDHQAWPDFVEWLIAEVLLRGNALVEIVTDGAGRVAALKPIPWQWVSVQMLPNGKLAYDVTEMTSIYGGQGKMRRLLEHEVLHLRDRSDDGLIGRARLHRAAGAVEGGLAVQEAANALHRNGLNPSGAFKLDGKLPEDARKHLRQQIEQMHAGASNRGKFFLLDQGLEWQQMTMTPEDAELLGSRKFSVEEMCRIFQVPPPLVQDYTHNTFTNSETAGRWFAMFTVAPWCRKIEAAFTRSVFSAATRDSHRLEFDLSGFLRGDHDARWRGHEIAVKNGILTVNEVRELEGWNPLTEGNQAVEV
- a CDS encoding HK97 family phage prohead protease — protein: MEKRFTTEIRAKGRKLEGYAATFNHEARIADFVEVIQPGAFSGSLTGRDILALVDHDPTRLLARTRSGSLRIHEDAHGLAFELDIPDTQPGRDVLALAERGDLGGMSFGFTVAENGERWTGNRRELRAVTLHEISVVSAWPAYDGTIVQARARTPRLNRLRRYLETV
- a CDS encoding helix-turn-helix transcriptional regulator → MEQGNCPLWSLKYLSPVQVEAVYGIPVKTLEDWRRRGIGPKFSRISKRMVKYSRLDVEAWFRDREVLTADQPTRLQVAS